GCTTGTTGTACTATCTTGCCGCCAGGTATGGTACAACAAGGGAGACTTTTTTTTGACGTGAGCAAGGGGGACTTTTTAAAAACTGCGGCAACATATTAGTAAAATCAACTGGCGAGACgtgaaccaacctgtggttggatggttagagggacagtGGTATTCTCAGTccaccagggttcaaatcctggtgTGCGTTCGTAAAAAAATCAACTAGCGAGACAATAACACATTTTGTGTACTAGATGAACAAATTCTTACAAGAAAGCAAACATTAATTTAGGCATCTATGGATAAATTTGTAAATTCAACTTGGGGTTGGCTAATTCTCAATCGACCGAGATGTAGATGTTCCATTAAAAAAATGACAAAAGGTGAAGGCCCTCTCTAGAGTATAAGATTTACTCTCtccatttctaaatataagtctctttagatatttcaatatgaactacataaggatatatataaacatattttagagtgtggattcacttattttgctttGCACGTAGcccatattggaatctctaaaagaACTTATAGTTAGGAACGGAGAAAGTATATGTTTCTTTTGTAGGAATATATTTAGAGTATTTTTCTATGGCAGTGATTTAGATCAAAGAATTGCGATAccaaattattattattatttgttGGGAATTTGAATCTCTCACGAGACCATATTTGTTTTGCATTTCCCCTATTTTTATCGAAACAAATACTCCTGCCGTTTTCAGGTTttgcaaccccccccccccccccccctacttGCAAATTTACTTGCGTCaaattttattttatatttccagTTTCCTATACTTTTTTTCTGAAAAGGATCTCCTACCATTCTCTGACCCGGGGCGATACATGAAAAGCAAGATCTGAAAGTGCCAAAACGCAAACACAAAATAGAAGGAACCCACGAGGCCACGAGCCCCACGACCACAAAAATgatcatctcctcctcctcctccctccgctTCGCAATTTGCTTTTCATATAAGCCATAACTCGCCTCCTCCATTGCTTCTTTTCCAGCCTCCCGCTTCCTCCCGCCGTCGCTGTCCCCACCGGCCTTCCCCCCGCCGCCCCATCCATGGCCTCTCGAAATCATGGCCCTACCCCGGCCTCCTCCCTCGCCACGCCCCTCCTCTCCGACTCCATCACGCCCACCACCCCCACCCGCGCCGCCAACGGCCACGCGCGGGGccacgacggcgacgacgacctCTGCGCCGCCGCCTCGGTGTGCGACGGCGGCGACCCGTTCGCGTTCCTCTCGGAGGACAGCCGCCCGCCGCGGCCGCCGGGCCCGTCCCCCGCCGACCCGTTCCGCAACAGGACGCCGTGGCTGGGCGGCCCGTACGGGTGGGCCAGGACGCTGCTGCTCGCGCCGgtcgcggcggcgcggctcgtgCTCTTCGGGCTGGCCATCGCGATCGGGTACGCAGCCACGTGGGTGGCGCTGCGCGGCTGGACCGACTCGCGGGAGCGCCCGCGGGAGGGCGCCGGCCCCATGCCGGCCTGGCGCCGCCGGCTCATGTGGGTCACCAGGCTCTCCGCGCGCTGCATCCTCTTCTCCTTCGGGTCAGTGCCTCCGCCTCAGCAAGCGCCGTTAGCTGCAGCAGCAGCTCTGCTCGGATTGGGTTTCGATCTGATCTGAACGTTTGGCGCTCGATCGATGAGCCGCTGGGAAGCTTCGAATTTTTTCACTAGATGATTAGGTTTCGGCCGCGAGGCGACACATGCCGAAGCTGCCGCGGATGGATGACGCGATCGGGAGATGTTTGGTTGGTTTGCAGAATTTGGGGGGGATTTGCCTTGCGGCACGTGTGTGGGCAGCGATTTGTTTGGTGGGGGCGACGCCGACGCCGTATCAGCTCGGAAGGTGAAGGACCGTGCGGGTGACTTTGTTTGTTACGACATGCACTTAATACGGCTGACCGACAGGAACGGGAGGGCCATCTGGTTAATATATCACAGTTCACCGTAGGTTGGAAACTGATTCTTGCACGGCCCGTCTCCCTCTGCTTAGCTTTTGCTTGGGTTTTTAGATCAGAACATTGCTGGTGATGATGCCTCGCCAATTTGATACGAGGAGCTTGCTAGAGAGAACCTCAAGAATTAGTGGAGGACACTTATTTCAACAAAACTACTACCGGTAATTTGGTTCCACCCCTATTATTTGGGGGCAGGAATCAGGTGGTCCGTAATGTGTGTGACTGTGGATAATTCAAATGGGAATAATGTGTGATAATTCAAATGATGATGATATTCCATGCTGGAAGCACAGTTCTTGTGCTGTACGGCTTTATGCTTTACATTACTGGCAATTGCTCAGTTGAATGTTTTGGGTACAATTCATTGAATGTTTTAAAACGATGTCAAAGTGGTGACTGGTGAGGAACCTTGCTTACCAACCTTCCCTGAAATAAAATGAAAAGCTAACTGGCGAAAAATCATTTGTACAATGCGCTCTACTGCTTGTTTATACTTACTGGAGGGTTTCTGGTTTTGACCGCATACTTATCATATTTTCTCATCTTATATTGCTATTGAGTACTGTCTGATATTTGTTGGCCACTCGTTTGTACTCTCAGGTATCACTGGATCACACGAAAAGGAAGGCCTGCGCCTAGAGAGCTTGCACCTATAGTCGTTTCCAATCATGTATCATACATAGATCCCATATACTTCTTCTATGAATTGTTCCCAACCATTGTTTCATCGGATTCCCATGATGCCATACCATTTGTTGGAACAATCATAAGAGCAATGCAGGCATGTTCCTTTACATTCTCCTCTTGAAGCATCTCAATTTGCAAGTTCCTTTCAAGTGTCAAACTTTATGACAATTTATACCTATCTTACAGGTTATATACGTTGATAGATTCTCGCCAGCTTCAAGGAAGTCAGCTGTGAATGAAATAAAGGTTAGGATGCTTCCCATCAGGCCTTGACCCCATAGTTGTTCTGCACTTCCTACTTTTGTCATCTAAAGTGCACAGCGTAACTAATTTTAAAAGTTGATTCCATGCAACTCATACTAGAACATAAGACAAACAACTTGATTGTCTATTAGTTATTGTGTTCATATGGTACATTTTAGGATGTGCTTTCAGAGAAAGGCAGCTGGCAATAGCTTTCCGCGTGTCCTGTTGTTCCCTGAAGGCACTACAACAAATGGGAGATTCCTGATCTCATTCCAACATGGAGCATTCATACCTGGCTACCCTGTTCAACCAGTTGTTGTTCGTTACCCCCATGTGCACTTTGACCAATCCTGGTTAGTATCTCTAAGATTATACAttcttcttttgttttctttttgtgcTGTTCCCTGTCATAATTGTCATTGTGTTTCAGGGGAAACATATCACTAATAGCACTCATGTTCAAGATGTTCACCCAGTTTCACAACTTCATGGAGGTCTGCATTTCTTGCACACCTCAGCCACTATCTGTCATGTTTATTGGCAGCAATTCCTCACACAATAAGCTCATTCCTTATATGAATAATTGATTTTACAGGTAGAGTACCTCCCTATTGTCTACCCCCCTGAGATCAAGCAAGAGAATGCCCTTCATTTTGCAGAGAATGTAATACTGTTTTACTCAAATGAATCGTCCTTTCAACACCTATGGTTTTCTGTAGCAATGTGGTCATAATATTTTTATTCTACAGACCAGCTATGCTATGGCACACGCCCTTAATGTTTTACCGACTTCTTATTCATATGCTGATTCAATGATTGCGTCAAGAGCAGAAGAAGCTGGAAAGGTAACAGGCCACCTACAACACGGTCTATATTCTAAATTCATGTGCCAGCTTTGACCTTTGTTTTCTGGAGTCCTTACCATATGGAATCTTCCAGAATTTCAAATGGCGGTAACTGGAGATGGGCATGCGTCCCCTTGAGTAGGAAGTAGGAATTTGACTCTAATAAGCTGAGTTTCCGTTTGCAGGCCAACTGCTCAAGTTATATGGTGGAAATGGCTTGGGTAAAAGAAGTAAGTCTTTCTTAAATTACACTGTATGTAGAACTTGGTGAACAAACCTATcaaagaaacatcataagattgTGAAGTTGTGCTAGTATTGAACAAAATGTTATGGTACAACGTTGATTTCATTTGCCTTTAAGTTTGCTTCTTTGTGCATCTAGAGGTATCTCTTGCTTCACTATAATGAGACATTTTTCTTCTCTGTGAGGATAGATGAATGATAGTTGTAGACTTGTACGTAGTTGATTTTTTTTCCATGATCCACGCAGCTTTTTATTTCACATGTTGGCTCTTTCCAAAGTATTGtgcatactgctttcagctatgtgGTAGTATCTGATTCTCTTTACATCTGTTTTCAGGTGTATGGTGTAAGCACAGCAGAAGCAATGGAACTCTTGGAGCACTTTTTGGCTATGAATCCAGACAGTGAGTAAGTTCTTCGTCCCTTAAGTGACAACTATTGGATTGCCTCATAGAAGATTGTAAAAGTTTGGTCATTAAGGATTGCTTGCTTAAAGGATGCAATATTATCTTGGTTCTCTGTTTATATGTAGACACGCCTATTATGTTCTGTCATTCTGCAGTGTAGTGATAAATACAATTAACCAATTCTTGCAGTGGACGTGTTAAAGCACAAGATTTTTGGGCTATTTTTGGCCTAGATTGCAGTCCTCTATGCAAGAAGGTACTAACACTCTCCTCCCTGCAAATGCCATCAAGCTTAATTTCCTTACAACAAAATTGACAGAAAACTTATTTGAAACTATCATCTTTGCTGAACTCGCATAATTGTTTTCAGATATTTCACTACTTCGATTTTGAAAATAAGGAATCCGTCACATTCCGACAGGTATTGACTTGAAACGCAGTCTTATCTCGCAGCTGGCATATGGTTCTACATATATGGCCATATGTTTACCCAGTATCGTTGTAGGCTATTTGCTGTATGTTTTCCTAACATGCTACCACGGTACTACCTGATGTACACAGTTCCTGGTCGGGTGTGCGCACCTCAGGAAGCAGCCATTGTTTGAGGGAGTGTGCGAAACCGCCTTCGAGAAATGCAAGGCCCCCGGGACCTCTGACATATCCCTTGCACAGCTAGCCGACGCCCTGCGGTCGGGCATGCTTCCTCCAGCAGACGATGGGGTGAGTTTTCCACCTTCAGGTCCACTTGGATGCAACATTAGTGTGCCGACTTGACTCACCCTGTCTGTTCTCCGATTCCAGATGCTGAAGCTGTTCGAGACGTTTGACATTGATGACGACGACAAAATCAGCAGGGATGACTTTGTGGCATGCCTTGCAAGGTTCCCTTTCATGATCGCCCTCTTCGCTGGCCGGATCAACGGGGAGGTTTACATCGAGATAGTTTGATGATTGATGGAGTTGTAACCCCTCAGTTTGATGGTTGATGGAGTTGTTACCCTTCCTTTGTGTAGAGGGGTGATTGCGCCACTCCACGGTCCGTTTAGTAGACAGATCAAAGTCCAGCTATACCTTTGCTTTGCGCATCTCAAACTGGCTAACCAGTACAGCGTGGCAATTTTGTTCCATTTATTCTTCGAGGGGATATGTGTAGATAGGAGTGTTGTGGCACAATGGATTCTGCATATGGTTGTTGAATTGGATGTGCACATAGAAAGCACCTGTAACATCAAATAGAAGTTTTTGGGAAGATAATGCTGGCTTTCCCTTGCACGTTTATAACTGAAGTACTGCACGATCGTAACACTTATAACTGAGATAAGCGTGAGTAAACAAGTTGCACGGCATCAGTAGGCAATACTGAATACTGCTTTTGACGGACGGTGAGTCGAGTCTACTCAGTAGGCAACACGGTTTTATATGGACGTTGAGTTGAGTTTGATCAATCACATTGCAGCGTCAACACATCGACAGCACCTCTGTTTTCACGTTTTATGGCTTTCCGGGAGGGTATTTACACGAGGGAAAACAAAGGAGAAATGAAGAGAGCTAAAACAAGAAACGGCTTCAAGTAGGCTGGCTGAAAAAATTAGTCTGCCGTGCCGTGGCACGAGACAAGAAGATTTTTTTACAGTATATGTATGGTGCTTCTTGTCTCTTTTTTCCTTTCTCCTGTTCTGTTCCTGGAATATCTTTACATTACAATGCACTTCTCTTTCTTCGACTCGGTTCTTGCAGGCGGTGGGACATTTGACCTCTGCTGCAGAATTAAACCACAAGTGATTCAGACAAGTGAAAGCATGAACCGGCTGCATAAGAATTGTTACTAAATATATACTacctccgtccgaaaaagcttgtcccaagcttgtccctcaaatggatgtatctagtaCTAACTTGGTGCTAAATACATTcatttgagggacaagctttttcggaGGGAGGGAGTATATAGGATATAAAATGTGTAAAGTAGGCTAGGACAAAGATAGGCCGCCTGGTTACTAAGCGATTGTGAATCATTGATACCATAAGCGGTGAAAATGTAGGTAAAAACCACCAGGAATGATAAATTTCAGTGTAAGGACTACAGAGGAATTTACTATTTAGGATCCATGACTAAATGGATAATTACTGGTTCTGGGCAATATTATTAATTTCATGTAAAATATGGAAAATAGGTAGCTTTTGACATTGTAGCAACAATATAGATGGTTCACAAGTTGACATTAAAATACCACTTGAGTACAAAAGTGGTTCAAGCATAGTAGTtattccctccgtcccaaaacaagtgtctcaactttagtaTGGTATGATGGAGTAGTTTTCAGGATTCACAAGCAGAACCAATGTGACTTCAGGGTTAGGGGTTGTGGTCATGTTTCACTCAAATAAAATGAAAGTACTAGGTCAAAACTGGCATGTACCTGTTGCATTTTGCAACATGGTATATACAGGTTCACAAATCTCCCACATTTAACCTTTAACTATGGGAATAATGGGATGACAGCTGTCAGGACATAAAGAATATAATAATTGTAGCAGGCAATGCGTGatagttactccctccgttcactatTATAAGATGTTGTAACCTTTTTCCAatcagatgtatatagacgtGTTTTAGTGTGTTTGTTAACTCATTTCaatccatatgtagtccatacCAAAATATCCAAAACGTCTTGTAATaatgaacagagggagtagatgtTTACTGGCCATGATGATTAGACGTTCGCTATATTTAGCAACATGCATCAAGCCAAAGGAAACATACCCTTGGGCCAACAACAAGTCCTAGCCGGCTTGATGATTGATTGGGTGTCTGGTGTGTTTGCGTctgttgctgctgttgttgttgttgaggcTGCTGCTGTTCTGGTGGAGGCTGCTGTCGCTCAAACTCCTGTTGTTGAAGTGCGATAGCTAGCTCTAAATCCGAGCTGCCAGTATAAAAGAAAACCATGCGCTCAGGTTAGGCCTTGGGAATGTACACGTGCAAATACAAGTATATTTGAGGGTTCGCCTATTGCCTGCAACCATGCATTGTACAGTTTTCTTTATCATTGCACATTTCCCTAGTCAGGCTAACCTGTTAAATGGGATAACTCACGCACATTTTCCTAATCAGGCTAAATGTCATGCTATCTTGTTGAACAGGATAATTCATACACATTTTCCTAGTCAGGCTAATGTCATGCTAACCTGTTAAACAGGTTAACCTAGACCACACAGGTGCTACAAGCCTACAACCATCTCTTGGATCAGTGATCGATCATACCCTACTGATAATGCATCTAAAACTATGATTGCCGGCAGTATTTTAAGTGACCAGACGTATAGAGAACAAAAGGATCACTACAAAATTCAAGATCCCCAACCAACTCATCAACCAGGCAAGGAACTAGAATGGGAAATAGCCACAAGACTCAGTAGAACAGACTGGATTGCAAGCCTAAAACAAGCAGAAGTGCAGAACAGAGCCAGGAACAGCAAAAGGCATAACTAAGAAGAGCAGAGTGGGAAAATACTACATAGCTTCAACTGGCATCATAATATCACATCATATCTGACAATACAAATATTAACATGGTTGCAAAGGTTAAAATGTTATGCAATAGTAATTTGGATAAGATCTGCTTTCTGACCAACATAGAACTTGGCAAAAAAAAAAGAGTAGGAGGGGCATACTCTCCAGATGAGTTCGGCATAGTGGAATTGTCAAATTGAGCAATATAGTCCTGAGGATAGAACAAACAATGGATTATATaatcttatactccctccgttccaaattagttgacttagatttgtctagatacggatgtatctaactCTAAAACGTGTCTAGACAAATCTGAGTCAACTAATTTGGGACGGAGGTAATAGAACCCAATGACAATAACAAAAATTTATTGATGTTGCACATACAGCAGTAGTCGTCATGGCCTGCTGTTGATTCCATGAATCATTTCTGGGAGTTTCAGCCGTAAATGGTGTGAAGTTACTAGTGACAAAAACCCCATCTCCATTCACCTAATGATTGCCAGTTGAGAACAAAACAAATCAGTAACTTCCATTTCAAGTGAATAGAAGTGTTGGTGGAGAGGGCTTATTACATACCTCATCCAACTTTTGCCATACCAAATCAGTTTGGCTGAAAAAACCCTGATCAGTTGCTAAGAGATATAGACTTCCGTTATACTGCACAAAAAGCATGGAAAAAAATAAAGACAGCAAGCTTAATAGCTTATACAGTAATTAAATAGTCTGACTTAATTAATTATCATACCTTGAACATACTGTTGAAGTGGTTATTGCGGAAGAAGACACAAAGCTCTCTTTCCTTGAGACCCTCTTGTAGACAAAACAAACTGTAATGATGAAAATTTTGCCACATTAATTATGAACAAGAGAAATCCATGCGCTTAAACCCATGAACAGATATGTACCCATAGACAGTCAGCTGGTTAGCAGTGCTCTGTAGAAAATTATCAATCAGGTCCCCTGCAAACAAACAAAGGAGTGTAAAGATAAATATTGTGAATAAATATTCATGACCCAATTGCACAACTGGTAACTGGAAAATATCTCACATTGATGATCTGCAGCTCCATTTTTCAAGCATTGACTACTTTCCCCTATCTTGTCAGCCTGCTCAGCAAGAACCACCTCACCCTCATACACTGGCTCCTCAGTTTGAAATGCCATGTTTCCACTGCCAAGTATGTGCTCTTCTCCTTGATAGATTGGCTCGTTCCCCTGAATGTTTGAAGAGGCAAGCACAGCAGTGTCTAGAGAAACAACTTTCTCATCCTGCTCAGGTATAGCACCCATAGGAGTAGCTTGACTAGTTACAGTTGCTGAGTCACAGCTGTTCTCAGTATCAGAAACCTGAGGGGCAGTATCAGAAGCCTGAGGTGTAGCACCCATAGGAGTAGCTTGACCAGTTACAGTTGCCGAGTCACAGCTGTTCTCAGTATCAGAAACCTGAGGGGCAGCATCAGAAGCCTGAGTGTCATGAATTTGCATGGTAGAATATTCTCTGCAGGTTTCTTTACTAGCTTCAGCGAGGTCAGGAGCAGGAGCAGAAGCTTCGCCATCGAGAACAGAAGATTCATGAGAAGGGCAGGCAACAGTAGATTCTGAAGATTGAACAGGTATATCAAGGTGCTCTACTAACATATCCCTTTTCCCATCTTCCTCTGTTTCTTTGGAGGTCAAAGCTTGTTCAGATTCTGAAGACGCAACTTCACTAACATTAGCATCAGAATTTGTGTTCTGTAATGTAGAATCATGACTACCTTCCTCTTTATTTGACGGTCCTACCACCTCAGGTGCCTCTAATACAAAGCTCTCACTACGTGGTGTATCCTCTATATTGGAGGATGAATGACTCTGCGAAGTGCTGAAGGAAACAGATCCATCAACAACATTCGTGCTTTCAGCTTTGGATAGACTAAGGACTCTCCTTAGTTCCTCGTCTTCCTCACGGTCGCCTCGTCTCATTTGCAGTTCAGCTGAATCTGAGAGTGTACTTTCATCAAATGATATCCCTAGAGAAACAGTAGGTGACGGAACCCCTAATGCTGctgctgttgcagcagcaaaatCAACAGTTTCTTCCTCTGCAACATGTTTATCATCTTCTGCTGGTTTCTCTGACTTAAATTCAGCAAGCCCAGAAGCAAGAGCATTGTATGACTTTGATCCAATGGCACTAGCAGTGTCAGTATCCTAGAAATTGATATGAAGCAGTATTAGCATGTCATTGGTGTTATAGGCACAGCTAATAAAGTGATGCTGTATCTATTTTGTAGCCATGAGTCACGTGACACATTTAAGCGGACATGGATGTTGAACAAGAGCGCATCTAGCAttcacgtacgtacagccagaaACCGTGTTAGTCACGCGTCTTTGTTCGTGGAATTGCATTGCATAATATAAACAGGTCATCAATTATTGAGTTTTTCAGTACAAAAAATAAGTCTACCAAACATGCACTGGAATTTAAATATAATGTCCGTATGCAAGCATAACCTTTTGCAGAAGCAACCCAAGCGACAATTAAAACACAAAGAGTGAAAGTGAGGGGCATCGGAGTAAGAGAATCAGTTCCCTCAGTTGACAATTCATCTCAACAGATAGCCATAATTAGGACCGATGGTTTAGGCTGCAGACTGGAATACAGTTGGTAGCAACCTAACGTAAAAAAAATGTGGTTCGTTTTACCAATACCAAGAGGTCAAAAGAAAGAAAACTAATGTCACATGAACATCCCAATGCTAGTAAAAGCAGGGAAGAGGGAACTCCTCTGCACTACAGATAAAGGGCATGCAATTGCAAGCAAACAGACTCCAGGGACCAAATATAAAGTCACACAAACAATCACAATAAAAATATCTCTGACTTCTAAGAATGAATATGTAGTGTTATAAGTATGTAGTAAATATTGCTGACAGGGTTCAGAACTCAGGGTGACCGAAATTTTAAAGATGGTATAGTCTTGCACTCTTGCACATGCATAATACCTTCGGAAGCAAAAAGACATTGCACACTCTACAGCAGCCAGTGCTTTATACACATATATTTTAACTTTTTAAGTATTCCCCATATGCGTATATTCTACATCATTCTACGTAATATCGTGATTACCAAAATTGAAAAACATAAACATGGATGGAAAAAGTACCAAGACCATATGCAAGATA
This sequence is a window from Aegilops tauschii subsp. strangulata cultivar AL8/78 chromosome 7, Aet v6.0, whole genome shotgun sequence. Protein-coding genes within it:
- the LOC109769853 gene encoding lysophospholipid acyltransferase LPEAT2 isoform X1, encoding MASRNHGPTPASSLATPLLSDSITPTTPTRAANGHARGHDGDDDLCAAASVCDGGDPFAFLSEDSRPPRPPGPSPADPFRNRTPWLGGPYGWARTLLLAPVAAARLVLFGLAIAIGYAATWVALRGWTDSRERPREGAGPMPAWRRRLMWVTRLSARCILFSFGYHWITRKGRPAPRELAPIVVSNHVSYIDPIYFFYELFPTIVSSDSHDAIPFVGTIIRAMQVIYVDRFSPASRKSAVNEIKRKAAGNSFPRVLLFPEGTTTNGRFLISFQHGAFIPGYPVQPVVVRYPHVHFDQSWGNISLIALMFKMFTQFHNFMEVEYLPIVYPPEIKQENALHFAENTSYAMAHALNVLPTSYSYADSMIASRAEEAGKANCSSYMVEMAWVKEVYGVSTAEAMELLEHFLAMNPDSDGRVKAQDFWAIFGLDCSPLCKKIFHYFDFENKESVTFRQFLVGCAHLRKQPLFEGVCETAFEKCKAPGTSDISLAQLADALRSGMLPPADDGMLKLFETFDIDDDDKISRDDFVACLARFPFMIALFAGRINGEVYIEIV
- the LOC109769853 gene encoding lysophospholipid acyltransferase LPEAT2 isoform X2, whose product is MCFQRKAAGNSFPRVLLFPEGTTTNGRFLISFQHGAFIPGYPVQPVVVRYPHVHFDQSWGNISLIALMFKMFTQFHNFMEVEYLPIVYPPEIKQENALHFAENTSYAMAHALNVLPTSYSYADSMIASRAEEAGKANCSSYMVEMAWVKEVYGVSTAEAMELLEHFLAMNPDSDGRVKAQDFWAIFGLDCSPLCKKIFHYFDFENKESVTFRQFLVGCAHLRKQPLFEGVCETAFEKCKAPGTSDISLAQLADALRSGMLPPADDGMLKLFETFDIDDDDKISRDDFVACLARFPFMIALFAGRINGEVYIEIV
- the LOC109769852 gene encoding uncharacterized protein isoform X2, translated to MSADTPPLPPPAPPLGALDPEPEPAQPLEPPEVMHKTRAVDFLGRRTPIVYQNDNGPCPLLAICNVLLLKNVISLNPDAGEVSQQKLLSLVADRLIDSNSSAQGRDEEYARNWEHNISDAIDLLPRLTTGIDVNVMFRKVDDFEFTPERAIFDLLDIPLYHGWIVDPQDTDTASAIGSKSYNALASGLAEFKSEKPAEDDKHVAEEETVDFAAATAAALGVPSPTVSLGISFDESTLSDSAELQMRRGDREEDEELRRVLSLSKAESTNVVDGSVSFSTSQSHSSSNIEDTPRSESFVLEAPEVVGPSNKEEGSHDSTLQNTNSDANVSEVASSESEQALTSKETEEDGKRDMLVEHLDIPVQSSESTVACPSHESSVLDGEASAPAPDLAEASKETCREYSTMQIHDTQASDAAPQVSDTENSCDSATVTGQATPMGATPQASDTAPQVSDTENSCDSATVTSQATPMGAIPEQDEKVVSLDTAVLASSNIQGNEPIYQGEEHILGSGNMAFQTEEPVYEGEVVLAEQADKIGESSQCLKNGAADHQWDLIDNFLQSTANQLTVYGLFCLQEGLKERELCVFFRNNHFNSMFKYNGSLYLLATDQGFFSQTDLVWQKLDEVNGDGVFVTSNFTPFTAETPRNDSWNQQQAMTTTADYIAQFDNSTMPNSSGDSDLELAIALQQQEFERQQPPPEQQQPQQQQQQQQTQTHQTPNQSSSRLGLVVGPRRSNVPPPARTESKKEKCIVM
- the LOC109769852 gene encoding uncharacterized protein isoform X1 codes for the protein MSADTPPLPPPAPPLGALDPEPEPAQPLEPPEVMHKTRAVDFLGRRTPIVYQNDNGPCPLLAICNVLLLKNVISLNPDAGEVSQQKLLSLVADRLIDSNSSAQGRDEEYARNWEHNISDAIDLLPRLTTGIDVNVMFRKVDDFEFTPERAIFDLLDIPLYHGWIVDPQDTDTASAIGSKSYNALASGLAEFKSEKPAEDDKHVAEEETVDFAAATAAALGVPSPTVSLGISFDESTLSDSAELQMRRGDREEDEELRRVLSLSKAESTNVVDGSVSFSTSQSHSSSNIEDTPRSESFVLEAPEVVGPSNKEEGSHDSTLQNTNSDANVSEVASSESEQALTSKETEEDGKRDMLVEHLDIPVQSSESTVACPSHESSVLDGEASAPAPDLAEASKETCREYSTMQIHDTQASDAAPQVSDTENSCDSATVTGQATPMGATPQASDTAPQVSDTENSCDSATVTSQATPMGAIPEQDEKVVSLDTAVLASSNIQGNEPIYQGEEHILGSGNMAFQTEEPVYEGEVVLAEQADKIGESSQCLKNGAADHQWDLIDNFLQSTANQLTVYGLFCLQEGLKERELCVFFRNNHFNSMFKYNGSLYLLATDQGFFSQTDLVWQKLDEVNGDGVFVTSNFTPFTAETPRNDSWNQQQAMTTTADYIAQFDNSTMPNSSGDSDLELAIALQQQEFERQQPPPEQQQPQQQQQQQQTQTHQTPNQSSSRLGLVVGPRQRSNVPPPARTESKKEKCIVM